The nucleotide window CCATCGCGGGCGATGCCACAGCCATGACCAGGAACAACATCCCGGAAAGACGGGCTGCGAAGCGTCCCGGCCGACCGACGGTTAAAACGGAAATCAGTGCGTGCATGAATGGTATGGTAAGGTGCAATCGCCTTCCTGGCAATCATTCAATGAGGGCCAGGTCGCGGAGGATGGCATAAAGGCTGTCGATTTCGATGGGTTTGGGCAGATAGGCGGCGGCCCCGCCCTTGTAGTAGGCCTTGACCACGGTCTTGGGATCGTTCAACGCGGTGATCATGATGACCTTGGCCTCATCGGCGGAATTCACGCCCGCATTCATTTCAACGGTGCGGATTTCCTTGAGCGCCTGATGCCCGTCCTTGTTGGGCATCATGATGTCCATGCAAACCAGATCGTAGGGCTGGTCTTCCTCAAGAGCCTTCTTGAAGGCCTCGACGCATTCCACCCCGTCCGAAGCCGTATCACAGGTCCCGAGATCGGACAGCAATGCCGTCAGCAACTTCCGGCTGGTGAATTCATCTTCAACTATGAGTATGCGCATGATGCTTCCGGATTCCCCCCGTACTCGTTTATCCCATCCGGGTAAAAAATTCAACGCACCATAAACAGGGTTTTGAACAAACACAACATATGTTGACAAAATATCACTCCCTCGGAAAAGGCCGGGGCAAAGACTTGCCTCAAAGCCCGATGGCACGTAGGAAAGCTCCACCGGCATTACGTGCCTACCCGGAGGACACTATTCATGAGTTTATTTGATATCCCTTTGTATCTCAACGGCTTCTTCGACTTCCTGGATTCCCCGCAATGGAAGGCCTGGCCGTTCAACTCGGGGTATGGGGAACACCTTTTCCCAGCCGTGGCCCGATTACTCTTCGTTTCCCTGATCATCGGGGCCATCCTGCTCTTTCTGCGGCTCCTGTTCGGCCCCGGCGGCCCCCTGCGCGACAAGGAACTCGAGGAGGAGGCGCGCCTGGAAACCGAGCAGGAACGCGCGGAAGTGGACGAGCTTTTCGCCAAGGGCGAAATCTCGGAGATGGAATACAAGATCAAGATGAAAGCGCTTGAGGACTGACATGGACCTCGACCGACACGTTGCGGGATTCAGGGCCTTCGCCGACACCCACTTGAACGGCGAGGAGACCAATGACTACAACATCCGGCTCAAACGGGAACACTCCCTGAATGTCCTCGCCAACAGCCGCGCCATCGTCCAGAGCGAAGACATCGCCGGACGGACGGGAGAGTTGGCCGTCCTGGCCTCGCTCTACCACGACATCGGCAGGTTCCCGCAGTTCGCCCGCTTCGGCACCTACAAGGACGCCGACTCCATGCACCACGGACGCCTGGGCGTCCTCACCCTGCGCAAACTATCCCTGCCCGACGACGTCAGCGCCACGGAATGGCGCCTCATCCGGGCCGCCGTGGGGCTGCACAACGCCAAGACGGTCAACCCGTCGATCAACGGTGCCCTGCGCACCCTGGTGGACGTTGTCCGGGACGCGGACAAAGTCGATATCTTCGCCGTCATACTGGACCACCTGAGCGTGCGGGACAACTCGCAGGGCGTGGTCATCCACAGCCTTGAGGAACACCCCACCCGCTATACGGTCCCGGTGTACGAGACGATCGTCTCCGGCACCCCCTGCGATTACGGCAGCCTGCGCTACAGCAACGACTTCATCCTGTTGCTCCTGGGCTGGCTGTTCTCGCTGTCCTTCCTCTCCTCCCTGGACATGCTCTCCCGGCGCGGACTGGTGGACAAGGCGTTTTCCCTGCTTCCCGATGACGCCCGAATAAAGGCCCTTGAACAAAAAGTACATGCCTTGATACATTATAAAAACCAGTCGCCTCTTGCTCGGACCGACTTGAAGCCGTAGATTGGAAAGGAAAGGAGACGGGCCCGCCCATGCCAGAAAGAAGAAAGGACAGCAGAGCTTACGGGATTTACGACAACATCCTCGTCCTGACCGACATCGAGGTCCACGCCAAACGGGACCAGGCCACACTCATGACCTTCGGGCCCAAGAAGGTGCAGGTTTTCACCAGCGGAGCGGCCGCCATCGACTACCTCTCCGACCATGAGGTGGACCTGATATTCTGCGACTCCTCCCTCTCGGACATGACCGGCGTCAAGTTCGTCCAGACCATCAACAACAACATGTCCGGCAGGCCGCTGCCCATCATCATGGTCACCCTTGAAAACAAGAAGAACCACGTTCTCGATTCCATCGCCGCCGGGTGCATCGGCTACATCCTGCGCCCCTATTCGCTGGACACCTTCGAAAAGTATCTCATCCTGGCCCGCCAGCTCCGCAACTACTCCGAAATCGAGGAGATGGAACTGCAGGAGGCCAAGGACATGGTCAAGCGCGGGGATTTCGACGAGGCCATCGAATCCTTCGAGGAACTCATCTCCTCCCAGGACGAGGCCCAGAAGTACTACGACCTGGGCTGCCAGTTCCTGGCCCAGACCAAATACGGCAAGGCCATCGTCTCCTTCAAGAAGGCGGTCAAGATCAACGATCTGTTCGCCGAGGCCTATCTCGGGCTTGCCGAGGCCTACAAGGGCAAGGGCAACGTGGAATCCTTCAAGACGTACCTCAAGAAGGCCGCCGAGGTACACGCCCAGTTCGACCGCCTTGAGGAGACCAGGGCGCTTTTCATCGAAATCCTCAAGTACGAATCCGAAACCCCCAACCCGTTCAACACCCTTGGCGTCAACCTGCGCAAACAGGGCGACTACCCCGGCGCCATCCACGCCTACCGCCAGGCCCTGCATCTGACGCCCGACGACGAAAACATCCACTTCAACATGGCCAAGGCGCTTTACTACATGAACAAGCTTGAAGAGGCCGCAAAGGAAGTGATCGCCGCCCTGACAAGGAAC belongs to Pseudodesulfovibrio portus and includes:
- a CDS encoding response regulator, with amino-acid sequence MRILIVEDEFTSRKLLTALLSDLGTCDTASDGVECVEAFKKALEEDQPYDLVCMDIMMPNKDGHQALKEIRTVEMNAGVNSADEAKVIMITALNDPKTVVKAYYKGGAAAYLPKPIEIDSLYAILRDLALIE
- a CDS encoding SHOCT domain-containing protein, giving the protein MSLFDIPLYLNGFFDFLDSPQWKAWPFNSGYGEHLFPAVARLLFVSLIIGAILLFLRLLFGPGGPLRDKELEEEARLETEQERAEVDELFAKGEISEMEYKIKMKALED
- a CDS encoding HD domain-containing protein; protein product: MDLDRHVAGFRAFADTHLNGEETNDYNIRLKREHSLNVLANSRAIVQSEDIAGRTGELAVLASLYHDIGRFPQFARFGTYKDADSMHHGRLGVLTLRKLSLPDDVSATEWRLIRAAVGLHNAKTVNPSINGALRTLVDVVRDADKVDIFAVILDHLSVRDNSQGVVIHSLEEHPTRYTVPVYETIVSGTPCDYGSLRYSNDFILLLLGWLFSLSFLSSLDMLSRRGLVDKAFSLLPDDARIKALEQKVHALIHYKNQSPLARTDLKP
- a CDS encoding tetratricopeptide repeat protein yields the protein MPERRKDSRAYGIYDNILVLTDIEVHAKRDQATLMTFGPKKVQVFTSGAAAIDYLSDHEVDLIFCDSSLSDMTGVKFVQTINNNMSGRPLPIIMVTLENKKNHVLDSIAAGCIGYILRPYSLDTFEKYLILARQLRNYSEIEEMELQEAKDMVKRGDFDEAIESFEELISSQDEAQKYYDLGCQFLAQTKYGKAIVSFKKAVKINDLFAEAYLGLAEAYKGKGNVESFKTYLKKAAEVHAQFDRLEETRALFIEILKYESETPNPFNTLGVNLRKQGDYPGAIHAYRQALHLTPDDENIHFNMAKALYYMNKLEEAAKEVIAALTRNPKFSEAGRLYQRIHGKPWMPPAGEIAKPRTVPEGTKESAKDLDP